The window GCCTTGAGACGCATCACAGCTTTACGGACCGCTCTGTCCGCCGTGCTCCTCGTCGGAGCCTGGGCGGGCGCGGGCTTCCCCGCCGCCTCCGCCGCCGACACCCCCGCCACCGCAAACCGCGCCGTCTCCGACGCGCCCCCGGCGTCCGCCGGACTGCTGGCCGCCATGCGGAAGGACCTCGGACTGACGGAAAGCCAAGCCAGGGCGAGGCTGTCCGCGGAGAAGACCGCGACCGCGATACAGGGAAAGGCGAAGCGCGCCGCCGGAGCGGCGTACGGCGGCTCCTGGTACGACCCGTCGACCGGCGGACTCACCGTGGCCGTCACCAGTAACAAGCAGAAAGCGGCTGTACGGGCGACCGGTGCGGCAGTCCGCCTGGTGACACACACCGCGCGCCGGCTCGACGCGGTCAAGGCACGGATCGACAAGCTCGACGCCCCCGCCGGGGTCAGTAGCTGGCACGTCGACCCGGAGGCCAACAAGGTCGTCGTCAACATCGTCGCCTCGGCGCAGGGTGACAACGATGTCCGGAAGTTCGTCGAGCGGGCCCGCGAGGCCGGACCGGTCGTCGTCGAGCAGACCGCCCGGGCACCGCAGACCTTCGCCGCCGGGACCGTGGGCGGAGACCCGTACTACACAGGGAACGTACGGTGCTCCATCGGCTTCTCCGTGTACGGCGGCTTCGTCACCGCCGGACACTGCGGACAGGCGGGTGCGGGCGTCAGAGGGTGGGACGGCTCCGCCATCGGGAACTTCCAGGGGTCGTCCTTCCCGGGTGACGACTATGCCTGGGTCAGTGTGGGCAACGGATGGTGGACCGTTCCCGTGGTCCTCGGCTGGGGCACCGTCTCGGATCAGCTCGTACGCGGCTCCGCCGCGGCCCCCGTCGGCGCCTCGATATGCCGTTCCGGATCCACCTCGCACTGGCACTGCGGCAACGTACTGGCCACCAACGAAACGGTGAACTACAGCCAGGGCGCGGTCTACCAGATGACCAAGACCAGCGTGTGCGCGGAGCCGGGCGACTCGGGCGGCTCCTTCATCAGCGGCGACCAGGCCCAGGGAGTCACCTCGGGCGGCTGGGGCAACTGCACCTCGGGCGGCGAGACCTGGCACCAGCCGATCAACGAGATCCTGAACCGGTACGGGCTGACGCTCCACACGGCCTGATCACCCCGACCGGTCCCGAGGGCCTGTCGCGCGAAGCACGCCGCTTTCGCGCGACAGGCCCTTCACGTGCGACCGGCCACCACGGCGGGTACCGCCGCCGGGAACACTCTCGCGTGCACCGGTCCGCGCGCCGCTCGCGCCCTCACCGGGACCACTCCTGCTCCCGGCCGGAACGACGACGGGGATCCAGCGCGGTCCCTGGGACGTACACTCCACTTATGGGTCACAAAGAAGCGGTGAGGGAGTGCCTGCGACAGGCACCTGACCTGCTGGGCCCTGTCGCCCCCGAGGCGCGTTGCCGTGCCGTGCACGGTCACGGCTGACCGGGACCCACCCGCAGCCGGCCGTGCCGCGACGTTGCTCCGCCTCCGGATTCCGTTTCCGGCCGTGCTCTCCCGCTCCGCGACCGGAGTTCTTCCACCGCCTTTGCTGCGCACCGCAGCACCCCACACCATGCGCAGCCCCCGCGACGCGCCGTCGGCAACCCCACGGCGGCGGCCGACGGGGGCCGAGCCGCATTCTCGAAAGGATCCTGCATGAATCTGAGGGAGTTGCTGGCCGGGCACGATCACGAGGTCCTCCTCGGTGATCCGGAGACCCAGATCACCGCCGGAGCCTGCTTCGACGCCCACCGCGTGACACCGGGATCGCTGTACATCGCTGTGCCCGGCCATCGCGAAGGCGGTCCCGAGGCCGTCGGTCCGGCCCTGGCGCGGGGTGCCGTGGCCGTGCTGGTGGACAGCGAGGCACCGGACATCCTGACGGCGGTGCAGGCATCGCTCACCGGCACGTGCGTGGTGCGGGTGGCGGACACCCGTACGGCAGCGGCGGTCATCACCTCCCGTTACCACGGAGAACCCGGCCGGAACATGGACATGGTGGCCGTCACCGGCACGAACGGGAAGACCTCGGTCTCGTACATGGTCGAGTCCGTGCTCAGGATCGCCGAGGGCGCGAGAGTCGGAGTGATCGGCACCGCCGGCAGCCGGATCGGTGACGAACTCATCCCGATGCCCCGCTCTGTCCTGACCACACCGGAATCGCCGGACTTCCAGTACCTCCTGGGGCACATGCGTGACCACGAGGTCGGCACCGTGGTCCTGGAAGCGACTTCGATGGGCCTGCTGCACCACCGGGTGGACCATGCCTTCCTCGACGTGGGTATCTTCACCAATCTGACGCAGGACCACCTGGACGACCACGGCACCATGGAGAACTACCGCGACGCCAAGCTCCGCCTCTTCCAGGGGCTGTGCCGGAGCGCCGTGGTCAACGCGGACGACCCCGTGGGCGCCGCCATCGCCCCCACGATGCCGGGCATGGTCACCACGTACGGCATCGACGCGGAGGCGGACTACCGGGCCACGGACCTGAGCATGAACGCCTTCGGTACCCGCTTCACCCTTCACCACGAGGGCAGCAAGTACCCTGCGGCGATCCCCGTACCGGGACGGTTCTCCGTGTCCAACGCGCTGGCCTCCGTGGCGGCCTGCCACGTCCTGGGCCACGACCTCGCCGGGCTGGTGGCCGCACTCGACAGGATGCCTCCGGTCCCCGGGCGGCTCGAACGCTTCGAGACGCCGCGCGGCACCGCGGTGATCGTGGACTACGCGCACTCACCGGACTCCCTGGACAAGGTTCTCGGCGCCGTCCGGGATTTCTCGCGGGGCCGGGTCATCACCGTCTTCGGGTGCGGGGGAGACCGGGACGTCACCAAGCGGGCCCGGATGGGCGAGATCGCCGGGACCCGCTCCGACCTGTGCGTCCTGACCTCGGACAACCCCAGGAACGAGGACCCCGAAGCGATCATGGACCAGATCGCCCCGGGCCTGGAGGGCACCGGAACCAGGTTCGAACGCCACGCGGACCGGCGCACCGCGATCGCCTTCGCCCTCGGGGCCGCCGGACCCGACGACATCGTGCTGGTGGCGGGGAAGGGCAGCGAGCCGTACCAGACCGTCGGCGAACAGCTGATCCCGTTCAGCGACATGGCGACGGTGCGCGAACTCGCCGCTCTGCAGGCCTGACAGCCGGCGCTCTGCGCCCACCGCAGAGCGCCACGTCCCGGCGAAAAAGGGCGTCAGGCCAGGCGGAGGTCGATGAACGGCACGCTGTCACCCGGCAGTACGTACCTCTCGGTCTCGACGAATCCACGGTCCAGTGCGAACCGCAACCCCTCGGGGCTGGACTCCAGGACACAGGTCTCGATCACATCGGCGCCGAGCGCGCGCGCTTCGGCCAGCCCCCGCGCGTACAACTGCCCGCCGAACCCCCGGCCACGGTGGTCAGGCAGCACCCGCGCGATCACGGTGGCCACCGCGTCGTCCGGGGCGGGCGGCCGCACGGTGGAGCAACCCACCACGACTTCTCCCAGATACGCGACGGCCAGCCGGTTGCGACGGGCCCGCTCGTCCACCTCCGCGAGCGACAGCACGGCCGTGGCAATGATCGTGTTGTGGACGTACCGCCAGTCCACGAGCTTGGCGCTGCCGTCCACCCGCTCGATCCGAAGACCGGTCATCGAAGTCATCGCATCAGGAAACCGCGCGGACAGCGACGCGTCAACTCGCCTCCTCGGCGGACGAGAGACGCCTCACGCCGGACCACGGGCCGGACCACCGCCCCGCTCGCCCTACCCGTAGTACTTCGGAGCTACACGACAGGTGCGATCCGTGGAGGGACGCCGACTACAGGGCGCGGTTCATAACTTTCGTACCGGAACCACGAAGCACATCCGGTACGGAAGGACTCACCCCATGCGCGTCCGCCCTCGCAACAGCCGCCTGCGCCGCGCCCTGTTGGCCGCGCTCATCGCCACCTCGGTCGCCGTGCCCGTGTCCGGAGCCTCCCGCCCCGCAGCCGTACCGGCACCCGCTCCGGCCGCGCTCGCCCCGCTGCGGGACACCGCTCCGGGCACCCTGGACGCACGCTACGCCGTCACACGTCACGGCATCCTGGCAGCCGAGCGCACGGCCGCGGCCCACGGCGACCGGAGACGGGCCGCGGCGCTGCGCGCCATGGCGGATCCCCGTCGCCACTTCCTCCTCTTCGACGGCCGCGACGGCGGCCGCACCGCCGAGGTCTTCGGGGACCTGGCACAGGCCGAACGGATCGCCGTCATCGTGCCGGGCGCCGACACCGACCTCGACAGGTACTGGCGCCTGAGGAACGATTCCGCCACCCTGCGAAAGGAGTTGGGCGGGAGGTCTGCCGTCGTCGCGTGGCTCGGCTACAAAACACCTGTCACGGTGAGCCCCGCGGTCCTCACCACCGGACGCGCCGAGGCGGCCGCTCCCCTGCTCAGGCAGTTCACCGGCGAGTTGCACACCGTCGGACCGGCGGCCAGGATCTCCCTGCTCTGCCACTCCTACGGTTCGGTCGTCTGCGCCCGCGCCGCGCCCGGCCTGCGGGGAGTCGCCGCCGTCGTCCTGTGCGCCAGCCCCGGGACCGGGGCCGGCAACGTCCGCGCGCTGCACACCCGTACCACCGTCTGGGCCGGCCGGGGAGCGGACGACTGGATCGCCGGCATTCCGCACACCCGTCTCCACCTCCCCTTCGTCTCCATCGGCTTCGGACCGGACCCGATGTCGCGGAAGTTCGGCGCCCACACCTTCGACGCCGGAACCGGCGGACACAGCGACTACCTCAAGCCCGGCTCCGTACCCCTCAAGAACATCGCCCGCATCGTCTCGGGCACCGCACCCTCCGGGAGGAGCCGGCATGCGTGAGTTCATCCGGCGGATCGACGCAGCCACCCCGTACCACCGCGACCGGGCCGTCGACGCGCTGCGCGCCCTCGCCATCCTCGGAGTCGTACTCGGCCATTGGCTGGTGACCGCTCTCGTCATCGACAGCGGCACCGTCCATGTTGCCGGCCCGCTCCAGTACTTACCCGAACTCGCCCCGGTCTCCTGGGTATTCCAGACGCTCGCGGTGTTCTTCCTGGTGGGCGGGCAGGTGGCGGCCAAGAGCTATGCGTCGGCCCGTGCCCGGGGCACCACCTACGGTCGCTGGCTCGGCGCCAGGACGGCCCGGCTGTTTCGGCCGGTCGCGGCGCTGCTGGTGGTCTGGGCCGTGACGGCAGGCACGATGCTCGCCTCCGGAGTCGGCTACGACAACCTGCACGCGCTGCTGGAACTCGTCCTCTCACCCCTCTGGTTCCTGCTGGTCCTCGCCGCACTCACCGCGCTGACCCCGCTCGTCACCCGGCTCCACCCCTTGTGGCCCGTAGTCGTGGTCCTCCACGTCGACATCATCAGGCTCGGGCTCGACGGCCCCGACCGGCTCGGCTGGATCAATGTGGCCGCGGGCTGGCTCGTCCCGTACTGCCTCGGCACGGCCTGGGCCCGCGGGGACCTGCGGTCCCGTACGACCGGCTGGACCCTGCTCATCGGCGGCGCGACCGCCACCGCTCTGCTGGTCCTGTTCGCCGGATACCCCGCGGCCATGGTCGGAGTACCGGGCGCCGGCATCTCGAATCTCGACCCGCCCACCCTGGCCGCGGTCACCTTCGGCCTCGCCCAGTGCGGTGCGGCGCTGCTCCTGCTGGGCCCGCTGCGGCGGGTACTCGTGAGGCCCGCCGCATGGGCGGCCGTGGCCCTGGTCAACCTCAGTGCCATGACCGTCTTCCTCTGGCACCAGACGGCGATGATGGCGGTGACGGCGACCGGCCTGCTCACCGGTCGTGCTCTGACGGGCCTGCACACCCGTCCCGACGGCGCGCAGTGGATCATCGCCCGGCTTCTCTGGCTACCGGCCTTCGCCGTCGCCCTGGCCGTGTGCTGGGCGGCGTTCAGAACGTACGAACAGCGACGGCAGCAAGGCACCACGGTGGTGCGGGAAGGGCGACCCAGCCGGACCGAGGAGGCGCACCGTGCCTAGGGTGGGAGCCATGCGTAGGGAATGGGCGGGGGCCGGGGCGCTGCTGACAGGACGTGTGAAGGCGTTGCCGCGCATCTTGGCCCACGACCTGTGGACCACGGCCATCGACCCACCGCCCCGTTCGAAACGGCCCGGACTGCACGACTGGCTCCCGGCCCTCCTGGTTCCACTCGTGGTGTGCACGGTGCCGATCGCCGCCTTCAGCATCAACACCCTTGTGTGGCAGTACGGGATGGACTCCTGGGACGCCGTCCTTCTCGGCGGGATCCAGTCCGTGGCTCTCATCGCCGCCCTGTACCGGCCGGTTCCCGCCTGGTGGGCGGTGACCGCCGTCATGACCGTTGTCGCGCTGACCGCGAGGTTCGGGGCAGTCGACGCGCCACTGCCCTGGACCGGGCCCGGAATCGTCGTACAGGCCGGGGTCCTGCTGCTGATGGCGCTGCGGCTGCGCCCCCGCATCGCCGTCGAGGCACTCAGCCTCAGCATCCTGGTGAGCCTGGCCTGCGCCCCGCACGGCTTCGTCGCTCCTACCGCCGACACCCGTGTCGCCGTGGCCGTCCTCACCGCGGTCGTCGTGGTCGGCGCTGCGCTGCGCGGCCGTCAGGTCGCCCGCACCGAACTCGTGGCGCAGGAGGAACGCACCGCAGAGGAACGCAACCGCCGCACCCTCCTGGAGGAGCGCAACCGCATCGCCCGCGAACTTCACGACGTGGTCGCCCATCACATGTCGGTGATCTCCATCCAGGCCCAGGTCGCCCCGCACCTCGTGGAGAATCCGTCCGACGAGCTCAAGGAGAACCTCGCGGGCATCCGCGAGAACGCCGTCGACGCACTCACCGAACTGCGCCGCGTCCTCGGTGTGCTCCGCTCCGAGGACCCCCTGTCCGCCGACGCGCGACACACCCCCCAGCCCACCCTCGACCGCCTGCCCGAACTGCTCGCCAATGTGCGAGCGGCGGGCCTCAGGGTCACCACCGACCTCACAGGCACACCGCGGCCCATCCCGCCCGGCGTCGACCTCTCCGCGTTCCGTATCGTGCAGGAGTCCCTCAGCAACGCCCTGCGGCACGCGCCCGGAACCGCGGTACGCGTGGGGATCGGATACGGGACGAACTGCGTTACCGTCCGGATCACCAACTCCGCGCCGGACGAGCCGGTCCCGCCCCCGCGCCACATCGGTCACGGACTGCTCGGCATGCGGGAGCGCACCGCCATGCTGGCCGGGGACTTCACCAACGGGCCCACTCCCGAAGGCGGTTACGAAGTTGTGGCGCTACTTCCCCTGGAGGAACCCGTATGACCATCCGTGTTGTCATCGCCGACGACCAGATGATGGTCCGCCAGGGCTTCACGGTCCTTCTTGACGCCGAGCCCGGGATCGAGGTCGTCGGCCAGGCGGTCGACGGCCTGGACGCCGTGACCAAGGTCGCCGAACTCACGCCCGACGTCGTGCTGATGGACATCCGCATGCCCGGACTCGGCGGTATCGAGGCGACGCGACGCATCACCGCGCCCGCCGGATCCACCGTCAAGGTCCTCGTCCTGACCACATTCGACCTCGACGAGTACGTGTACGAGGCGCTGCGCGCCGGTGCCTCCGGATTCCTCCTCAAGGACGCCTCGGTGGCCGAACTCGCCCAAGCGGTGAGGGTGGTGGCGGCAGGTGACGCCCTCCTCGCACCGAACATCACCAAGCGCGTCATCGCCGAGTTCTCCCGCGTCACCCGGACACCCCGCACCCCGGAAAAGGGCCGAGCGGGTGTTCTGACGGAACGCGAGACCGAGGTCCTGTCCCTCATCGCACAGGGACTCTCGAACGCCGAGATAGCAGCGAACCTGGTGGTCGCGGAACAGACGGTCAAGACCCACGTCGGCCGGATCCTGGTCAAGCTGGGGCTCCGGGACAGGACCCAGGCCGCCGTTTTCGCCTACGAGACCGGCCTGATACGCCCGGCCGGCTACTGAACCCGGGGCATGGCGCGGCGGAGACCGGGCAGCTCCGTGCACCCGGAGTGAACGGTTCCCCGAAGGCCCGCCGCGTGGCGCCACGGACCTATTCGCGCTGCCGCCGCGACCCTTTGCTTCCCACGTGATTCCGAACCATGGGCCGGATCCCGAATCAGGCGCCGAAACCTTGTGTGGTGAAGCCCGCGCAGGCTGCGAGAGCGGTCAGCTCCGCCACCCGTGCGGCCCGCAGGCACACCACCGGGTAGCAGTCCGATTCGATGTCGAGGACGGCAAGCGCCGCACCGACGTCGCGGAAGTGTCGATCACGGGCCTCCAGGAACTCGTGGGTCGGCAGGAGCATGTCGTCCGCCCCGACCAGCACCCAGGGATCCACCGAGGGCCGGGACGCGAGACCCCGCAGCTGGGATCGGATCTCCTCGGAGTCCTCCTTCCAGTCCAGTTCCGCCAGCAGCCGGTGGTCGGCGAGCGCGTCGACGAGCGCTATCCAGGCGAGGTCGGGCACGGGCCCATCGATACCCCGGTCCTCCAATACGGCGGCATGGTCGCGCACGTAGCCCGCGGGGTCGTCGTGCGCGTGCAGTACCCGCGCGGCGACAGCCTCATGGGCCGGAGCGAGCAATGCCGCGACAGCGGCCAGGGAGGTACGGGCTTCGTAGGTACCGGACATGGCGTGCGCCCTTTCGGCAGCCGTACGGCCGCATCCGCAGTGTCATGAGGACACCCGGTCCGGCGCCCTGGAAAAACCCTGCCACAGGGGTATGACAACGAGGCCTCCGGACGGGTGGGTCACGGGCCGTGCTCCGCCTGCGCCAGTGAGTCCAGGACCACCAGCACTGCCTGTCCCACCGAGTCGGCGAGCAGCGCGCCCTGCTCAGGACCGTCCGCCTCCGGTCCGGCTCAGACTCCGGCGGCTCGCGCGGCCTCGTACACCGCGGTCGCCACGCCGATGAGTTCTGCGGCGTCACGAGTCGTGCCCTGGAGGTCCAGGATGAACTCCGGTACGCCCGTGGCGGCGTGTGCCACCAGGTCCTCGACGATCTGCGCGACACTGCCGTGGAACGACTTCCGGTCCCGGCTCCCCAACGGTTCGGCGCTGTACCGCGCGTTGGCACGGGCACAGACACCCACCGGCCGGTCCCGCCCCCGTTCGGCGGCGACGTCCCGCACCCGCTGCCACTGCTCGGCCAGCTGCGACGCACCCATCGCGACGGGCATCCAGCCGTCGGCCCGGTCGACCAGACGGCGAGTGGCCCGGGGGCTGTTCGCCGGCAGGAACACGGGGATGGGGCGGGCCGGTTTGGGCCCCACCTCGGCCGGGGCGATCGTCGTGAGATCCCCCTTGTACGAGACGGGGTCAGGGCCCCAGACGGCCGCGCACACGTCGAGCAGCTCGTCCAGGACCGCGCCGCGCTTCTCGAAGGGAGCGACGGATGCGGCCGCGTACTCGTCCAGGGACCAACCGGTTCCCAGCCCCGCGATCACCCGGCCACCGCTGGCGACGTCCAACGAGGCGAGTGAACGGGCCAGCTGGAAGGGCACATGCAGGGGCGCGACGAGAATACTGGTCCCGAGCCGGGCCCGGCCGGTTGCCGCGGCGGCCAGGGTCAGGGTGACCAGCGGGTCGGTGACGCTGCGGTACTGATCGGGCCAGGCCAGCCCCGGGACCCCGTAAAGCCCCTGGGTGGCCGGCTCGGGAAACAGAACCCGCTCGAACACCCACAGACTCTCGTACCCGACCGCTTCCGCGGCCCGTGCCACGTCTGCCACGTCGCGGCCGAGGTCGTACTGCTTCATCTGCGGAAGGCCAAGACCGAGCGGGATCGGCACAGGTGTGTCTCCCTCATTCTCGGTGTATTGGGCAACTAACTTACGCCGGGGTCGATGTGACGAGACGTCCTACACGCCGAAGCGGTGGTTCCCGGAACCGACGCGGTACACCGCGCAGCCCCCCTCCTCGCGCAGGAACGTTGCACGGGTGTGGGTCACCGAGTCCGGGCTGTCCGTGGGGACCCATACCTCCGCGGTCGTGTTGGGAGGCACGGTGCACCTCAGGTCGATGCCGCCGGACCGCAGCTTCCACTGGGTGGAGACGGGGCCGTAGACCGAGGCGAACGTGGCGCGGGCCGATGTGACCTCGCCGCCCGGCCGCGGACGGATGACGATCTCGCGGAAACCGGGCCGGCTCGCCGAGATGCCGGCGATGTTCGTGTACATCCACTCGCCGACCGATCCGTAGGCGTAGTGGTTGAAGGAGTTCATGTCCGGCGTCTGGAAGCCGCCGTCCGGCTGGATGGAGTCCCAGCGCTCCCACATCGTGGTGGAGCCCTTGTCGATCTGGTAGCCCCAGCTCGGGAAGGAGCGCTGCTGAAGCAGGCGGTAGGCGACATCGGTGTGCCCGGTGTCGGTGAGGACCGGCAGCAGCCGGGGCGTTCCGAGGAAGCCCGTCGACAGGTGCCAGTCCTTGGCCTCGATCAGTGCGACGAGCCGGTCGGCCGCCGAAGCCCGCAGAGCGTCGGGCAGCAGGCCCATCGACAGGGAGAGGACGTACGCCGTCTGCGTGTCACCCTTCACCTTTCCTTCGGCGGTGACGTACGCGCCCTGGAACGCCTCGCGTATGCGTGCGAAGAGGTCGAGGTAAGGGGCGGGGTCCTCGCCGAGCTCCGTGGCCGTCCGGGCCGCGAGATCGGCACTGTGCGCGAAGTACGCGGTGGAGACGACGTCCTTCGGCGTCTCGTCGGAGACGTTCAGCCAGTCGCCGTACCCACCGGCCGGCCGGAGCAGGCCGTCGCTGTTCTTCTCCAGGAACGACAACCAGGCTCGGACGGAAGGCCAGGAGTCCTTGAGGACCTGCCGGTCCCCGTACGCCCGGTACAGCGACCAGGGGACCGTGACGCCCGCGTCGCCCCAGCCGGCTGCGCCGTTGCCGATATTGCCGACGATGGGCGCCACGTCCGTGAAGGCGCCCTCGGCGGTCTGGGCGTCCCGCAGGTCCACGAGCCACTTCGTGAGGAAGCGGGCCGACTCCATCGTGTACGCGGCCGTCGGTGCGAAGACGTTGATGTCACCCGTCCACCCCAGACGCTCGTCGCGTGCGGGCGTGTCCGTCGGGACGGAGAGGAAGTTGCCCCGCTGGCCCCAAGTGACGTTGCTGTGGAGTTTGTTGAGCATCGGGACGTCGGTCTCGAAGTCCAACGTGAACGGCGCGGACGTATGCATGACGCGGCCGGTCAGGGCATTGGCCGGGGGAGTGCCGGGGAGACCGGTCACCTCGACGTAACGAAATCCGTGGAAGGTGAAGCGCGGCTCGTACGTCTCGGCGCCGCCGCCCTTGAGGACGTAGGTGTCGGTGGCCGCGGCGGTGCGAAGGTTCGCGGTGTAGATGGTGCCGTCCGGATTGAGGACCTCGGCGTGCCTCAGCCGTACCGTCGTCCCCGCGTCGCCCGAGATGCGCAGCCGCACCGAGCCGACCATGTTCTGGCCCAGGTCGAAGACGAAGACGCCCGGCGCGGGCTCGGTCACCTTCTTGGCGGGAAGCTCCTTGGCCACCCGGACCGGGCCGTCCACCTGCGCGACGATCAGGCCGGGTGCGGCCTCGCCCGCGCCACGTACCTCGGACCAGGTCCGGTCGTCGAAGCCGGGCGAGGTCCAGCCGGCGGTCTCCTTGCGCGCGTCGTACGTCTCACCGCTGAGCAGGTCGGCGGTGAGGATCGGCCCGGAGGCGGCCCGCCAGTTCGTGTCCGACGTGATGCGCCGGCTCGTACCGTCCGTGTAATCGATATCCAACTGGGCCAGCAGTGCAGGTCGTTCGCCGTACTGGTGGGGCCCGAACATGCCGACATTGCCCGCGTACCAGCCCGGCGCCACGTACGCACCGATGGCATTCGCGCCGGGCCGAAGGAGCGAGGTGACGTCGTACGTCTGGTACTGGACGCGCTCGCGGTAGTCGGTCCAGCCCGGGGCGAGCTGATCGCGGCCCACGCGGCGGCCGTTGAGATGGGCCTCGTACAGGCCGAGAGCCGTGGCGTACA is drawn from Streptomyces brevispora and contains these coding sequences:
- a CDS encoding alpha-L-rhamnosidase; the protein is MISRRNILTSAAATVGAVAAGVGPAVAAPAPTPSRAHTQHGAPRVTTPTVEYVQRPLGLDTPHPRLSWPIASDETNVRQSAYRIRVASSESGLSHPDVWDSGKVMSGESVLVPYAGPQLKPRTRYFWSVRVWDTDGGESGWSAPSWWETGLMDPAQWSAAWVSAPSALTDAPSLENSTWIWFPEGEPANSAPADTRWFRRTIDVADGTTAATLAISADNVYAVSVNGTEVAHTDLATDNEGWRHPAVIDVLAQLRPGKNVVAVSAANASEGPAGLIATLSLNTASGEQSVVTDASWKSTDKEPPADWRGLGFDDSGWPAAKEAAAWGAAPWGKVAAAVFAANQLRREFTLPRKKVARARLYATALGLYEAHLNGRRVGRDQLAPGWTDYRERVQYQTYDVTSLLRPGANAIGAYVAPGWYAGNVGMFGPHQYGERPALLAQLDIDYTDGTSRRITSDTNWRAASGPILTADLLSGETYDARKETAGWTSPGFDDRTWSEVRGAGEAAPGLIVAQVDGPVRVAKELPAKKVTEPAPGVFVFDLGQNMVGSVRLRISGDAGTTVRLRHAEVLNPDGTIYTANLRTAAATDTYVLKGGGAETYEPRFTFHGFRYVEVTGLPGTPPANALTGRVMHTSAPFTLDFETDVPMLNKLHSNVTWGQRGNFLSVPTDTPARDERLGWTGDINVFAPTAAYTMESARFLTKWLVDLRDAQTAEGAFTDVAPIVGNIGNGAAGWGDAGVTVPWSLYRAYGDRQVLKDSWPSVRAWLSFLEKNSDGLLRPAGGYGDWLNVSDETPKDVVSTAYFAHSADLAARTATELGEDPAPYLDLFARIREAFQGAYVTAEGKVKGDTQTAYVLSLSMGLLPDALRASAADRLVALIEAKDWHLSTGFLGTPRLLPVLTDTGHTDVAYRLLQQRSFPSWGYQIDKGSTTMWERWDSIQPDGGFQTPDMNSFNHYAYGSVGEWMYTNIAGISASRPGFREIVIRPRPGGEVTSARATFASVYGPVSTQWKLRSGGIDLRCTVPPNTTAEVWVPTDSPDSVTHTRATFLREEGGCAVYRVGSGNHRFGV